A genomic window from Paenibacillus sp. FSL K6-0276 includes:
- a CDS encoding ROK family transcriptional regulator has product MKKHDQDFMKRQNRLTVFEIIKNQQPISRASIAKQTGMSPTTVSRIVGELTEQGYLLDSDQVSSGLGRKSTLIAMVDASVLSVGVELDRSLMNVGIVDLQGKLLCSRQYPRIPDESVDKTLERINEAIEQLSQQHLIDRTRIVGIGVGLPGIVNNEEGIVVFSVQFGWKNVALAKRLKELTGFEIAVDNELKVRALAEHLKGAAVGSVRTALLGFGQGVGSAMILEGEIYRGVINSAGEIGHTTVDPNGMMCECGKAGCLQTYINISSLLSEANRIRPIRTIEELFEAKDAGEHWAIHLIERALMYMAITINNVVCMYNPDSVILSGELVDKFPDIYEAVEKLYLSRFIWEPLRGSFSIHRSMLNENGVIIGSGLLSQNRFFALD; this is encoded by the coding sequence GTGAAAAAGCACGATCAGGATTTTATGAAGCGGCAAAATCGATTGACGGTCTTCGAAATCATTAAAAACCAACAACCGATTTCTCGCGCTTCCATCGCTAAACAAACGGGTATGAGTCCTACCACTGTAAGTCGAATTGTTGGGGAATTAACTGAGCAAGGATATCTACTCGATTCGGATCAGGTATCGTCAGGATTAGGTCGGAAATCAACATTGATAGCTATGGTTGACGCTTCTGTGTTGTCGGTTGGGGTTGAACTGGATCGCAGTCTTATGAATGTTGGCATCGTAGATTTACAAGGCAAGCTTCTCTGCAGCAGGCAATACCCACGTATACCGGACGAGAGTGTAGACAAGACGCTAGAACGAATTAATGAAGCGATTGAACAACTGAGTCAGCAGCACCTGATTGACAGAACACGTATCGTAGGTATTGGCGTTGGACTTCCCGGCATTGTGAATAACGAAGAAGGTATTGTCGTCTTCTCGGTTCAGTTTGGATGGAAGAATGTAGCCTTAGCTAAACGCCTAAAGGAACTAACCGGTTTTGAAATTGCTGTAGATAATGAGTTGAAAGTTAGAGCTCTTGCTGAACACCTCAAAGGTGCTGCTGTTGGATCTGTCCGTACCGCACTATTGGGCTTCGGGCAAGGCGTTGGCTCGGCGATGATTCTCGAGGGAGAGATTTATCGCGGGGTGATAAACAGTGCTGGTGAAATAGGGCATACGACAGTGGATCCTAACGGAATGATGTGCGAGTGCGGTAAGGCGGGTTGCTTACAGACCTATATAAATATCAGCTCGTTGTTGTCAGAAGCCAATCGGATTCGTCCGATTCGCACGATCGAGGAGTTATTTGAAGCAAAGGATGCAGGAGAGCATTGGGCTATTCATTTGATCGAGCGTGCGCTCATGTATATGGCGATTACAATCAACAATGTCGTATGCATGTATAACCCCGATAGTGTGATCTTGAGTGGAGAACTCGTAGACAAATTCCCGGATATTTATGAAGCAGTCGAGAAGCTCTATCTTTCACGCTTCATATGGGAACCCCTTCGTGGGTCTTTCTCCATTCATCGTTCGATGTTGAACGAGAATGGTGTAATTATCGGATCGGGACTACTATCGCAAAATCGTTTTTTCGCATTGGATTAA
- a CDS encoding ABC transporter permease subunit: MGRYALQRLLGVIPLLFIVSVLVFLFIHLIPGDPARLIAGKDATLEEIHGIQEQLGLNLPLWNQYINYMSDLLSGNLGNSIRSGIPVTDMLESRIMPTLWLTFLSMAWALVIGLLIGVISAVYRNKWPDHLGTLTAISGMSIPGFWLGLVLIQIFSVELGWFPTGGVDSWKSYILPSITLGMGIMSMLARYSRSSMLETLQEDYIRTGRAKGLREYVVISRHALRNSLIQVVTVAGLQFGFLLGGSVMVETVFSIPGLGRLLVDSILFRDYTVIQALLLLFSTQFILINLIVDLLYGVLNPKIRFSQ, from the coding sequence TTGGGTAGATATGCTTTACAAAGACTCCTCGGGGTTATTCCGTTGCTATTCATTGTATCGGTACTAGTCTTTTTGTTTATTCACTTAATTCCGGGCGATCCGGCCCGACTTATTGCGGGTAAAGACGCCACGCTTGAAGAGATTCATGGCATTCAAGAGCAACTAGGTCTCAATCTGCCGCTGTGGAATCAATACATAAACTACATGAGCGATCTACTAAGTGGTAATCTGGGTAATTCGATCCGTTCAGGGATTCCGGTCACCGATATGTTAGAAAGCAGAATCATGCCTACTTTATGGCTAACGTTTCTAAGTATGGCTTGGGCGCTTGTCATTGGTCTTTTAATCGGTGTTATTTCAGCGGTTTATCGCAATAAATGGCCTGATCACTTAGGCACATTGACAGCTATTTCGGGAATGTCTATTCCTGGATTCTGGTTAGGTTTAGTACTCATTCAAATTTTCTCGGTAGAGCTTGGCTGGTTTCCGACCGGCGGTGTAGATTCCTGGAAATCCTATATTCTTCCTTCCATTACACTTGGAATGGGGATTATGTCGATGCTGGCTCGTTACTCACGGTCATCGATGCTAGAAACGCTACAGGAGGATTATATCCGTACTGGACGTGCGAAAGGCTTACGCGAGTATGTTGTTATCAGCAGGCATGCGCTGCGCAATTCTCTTATTCAGGTCGTTACTGTAGCTGGACTTCAATTTGGGTTCTTGCTTGGTGGCTCGGTAATGGTTGAAACAGTTTTCAGTATTCCTGGTCTTGGTAGACTGCTGGTAGATTCCATTCTGTTCCGGGATTATACAGTTATTCAAGCTTTGCTACTGCTGTTTTCAACACAATTTATTCTTATCAATTTAATTGTAGATTTATTATATGGCGTACTCAATCCGAAAATCAGGTTTTCTCAGTAG
- a CDS encoding asparaginase yields MGFTTLVEEYRGGLLENVHYGAVSVVDVKGNILYKAGNPEHMTYLRSAAKPFQALPVMKRRIDEVYGLTSKEASLFTASHRGEAFHIEALESLFQKMGLKEEGLHCCSTYPLNEEAKAERHRAYEPTRKIFHNCSGKHAGLMGLSKYMGWDINTYYEPNHPVQQEILEIMAYIAEVPKESIPQGTDGCGLPIFALPLHKIAYSYLKLACPDLIEDIEIRNAAAVTAKLMNDNPVMIADTKFVCSELLKDDNLTAKGGAKGVYGIGLRKERIGISLKVSDGSEQVWPCIISSILERLGYSNQETIDRLYALVPNTIVNDGGTVVGERRAVFQWEV; encoded by the coding sequence ATGGGGTTTACAACTTTAGTAGAAGAATATCGCGGTGGCTTACTGGAGAATGTGCATTATGGTGCAGTTAGCGTAGTCGATGTGAAAGGTAACATTTTATATAAAGCAGGTAATCCGGAGCATATGACCTATCTTCGTTCAGCTGCTAAACCATTCCAAGCTTTACCGGTTATGAAGCGTCGGATCGATGAAGTTTATGGTTTGACGAGTAAGGAAGCCTCACTCTTTACTGCTTCGCATCGGGGAGAGGCCTTTCATATTGAAGCACTTGAATCTCTTTTTCAGAAAATGGGATTAAAAGAAGAGGGACTTCATTGTTGTTCTACATACCCACTGAATGAGGAAGCCAAAGCGGAGCGCCATCGGGCGTATGAGCCCACTCGCAAAATCTTTCATAATTGCTCAGGTAAGCATGCTGGATTAATGGGCCTTAGCAAATATATGGGTTGGGATATAAATACTTATTATGAGCCTAACCATCCCGTGCAACAGGAGATCCTTGAGATCATGGCCTATATTGCTGAAGTACCGAAGGAATCCATTCCTCAAGGGACTGATGGCTGTGGTCTACCTATCTTCGCACTTCCACTGCACAAAATCGCTTATTCATATTTAAAGCTAGCCTGTCCTGATTTAATCGAGGATATTGAAATACGCAACGCAGCTGCTGTGACTGCAAAGCTTATGAACGATAACCCGGTGATGATTGCAGATACGAAATTTGTCTGCTCTGAGCTTCTAAAGGATGATAATCTGACGGCCAAGGGCGGCGCTAAAGGCGTGTATGGTATTGGACTCCGAAAGGAAAGAATCGGTATCTCGCTAAAAGTATCCGATGGATCCGAACAAGTCTGGCCTTGTATCATCTCTTCCATTCTGGAACGGTTAGGCTATAGCAATCAAGAAACGATTGATCGTTTATATGCACTCGTACCGAACACCATTGTTAATGATGGCGGTACTGTAGTAGGCGAACGCCGTGCTGTATTCCAATGGGAAGTCTGA
- a CDS encoding MgtC/SapB family protein, whose amino-acid sequence MEFEYLLRVVGAGICGVLVGFERKSRMKEAGVRTHFIVALGAALMMIISKYGFQDQSAWPNLTLDPARIAAQVVSGVGFLGAGMIFMQRHTVKGLTTAAGIWATAGLGLAIGSGLYILGGGATILILLGQKILHSRYSWLASPKTQQIVICLSNTEGAMSRIQGLLEEKNISILSFHAENISTEFELNLEIIVRFPESFNPVKLLSLIQEDASVKAVEFQ is encoded by the coding sequence ATGGAGTTTGAATATTTGCTTCGTGTAGTTGGAGCTGGAATTTGTGGAGTTTTAGTTGGATTTGAACGAAAAAGCCGAATGAAAGAAGCGGGAGTTAGGACGCATTTTATTGTAGCTTTAGGTGCTGCACTCATGATGATCATCTCAAAATATGGATTTCAAGATCAATCCGCTTGGCCCAATCTTACCCTCGATCCCGCACGTATAGCTGCCCAGGTAGTAAGTGGAGTTGGATTTCTTGGAGCAGGAATGATTTTTATGCAAAGACACACAGTGAAGGGTCTCACAACTGCAGCGGGGATTTGGGCAACGGCGGGGCTGGGGCTGGCGATTGGATCAGGCCTTTATATACTTGGTGGAGGAGCAACCATATTAATCTTACTTGGGCAAAAGATATTACATAGTCGATACAGTTGGCTGGCCTCACCGAAAACCCAACAGATTGTTATCTGTCTATCTAATACAGAAGGAGCCATGAGTCGAATTCAAGGGCTACTTGAAGAAAAAAACATCTCCATTCTAAGCTTTCACGCTGAAAATATTAGTACTGAATTCGAATTGAATTTAGAAATTATCGTAAGATTTCCTGAATCGTTCAATCCTGTAAAATTGTTATCACTGATACAAGAGGACGCATCTGTTAAGGCAGTAGAGTTTCAATAA
- a CDS encoding glutathione ABC transporter substrate-binding protein, with protein sequence MKAKGKVWSMFMLLLITVVMTAGCGNKGNNEGQGGNTAGGTETSTPTTKNDKDIVIAINSNFITLDPHNASDTHSISAARTMYEGLMGFDENMNVVPVLAASHSISEDGLVYTFTLQENVKFQDGTDFNAEAVKVNIARIQDEKNNLRLRKSFAKVAKVETPDAKTVVITLSEPYNAFLNKVAMAPIISPKALTENGADITKMPVGTGPFKFKEWVQGDRLVVEKNTDYWQKDLPKVDSITFRPVPENGSRIAMLKTGEADFIYPMPTEQVSEVEGLEGITVDTIDSTIVRYVTLNTMKKPFDDVKVRQAINYAINKDAYIKVVKSGLGAKLDSTMSSKTQYYSQQTGYDYDIEKAKQLLAEAGYPDGFETEIWGENESETMKGMQFIQQQLALVGIKLDVKSMEGGTLSDQINAAKTPEEAKIQMWYVSWSPSSGDADGATRGLFSSEMFPPAGSNTAYYKNENVDKWIAEANKAVDPEAAKSIYANIQKTVWEDAPWTFMGVDQIISGKRSNLEGVKVFPDGSINVLNAEVK encoded by the coding sequence ATGAAAGCAAAAGGAAAAGTATGGTCAATGTTCATGCTGCTGCTTATTACAGTAGTAATGACTGCAGGGTGCGGCAACAAAGGGAACAACGAGGGACAAGGCGGCAATACCGCTGGCGGAACTGAAACTAGCACCCCAACTACAAAGAATGATAAAGACATTGTAATTGCCATCAATTCTAACTTTATTACGCTGGACCCACATAACGCAAGCGATACACATTCAATCAGCGCTGCCAGAACGATGTACGAAGGTCTAATGGGTTTTGATGAGAATATGAACGTAGTTCCTGTTCTTGCCGCAAGCCATTCCATAAGTGAAGACGGGTTGGTCTACACATTTACGTTGCAAGAGAATGTTAAATTCCAAGACGGTACTGACTTTAATGCTGAAGCGGTTAAAGTAAACATCGCTCGTATTCAAGATGAGAAGAACAATCTGAGACTGCGCAAAAGCTTCGCAAAGGTAGCCAAAGTGGAGACTCCTGATGCCAAAACAGTGGTTATTACACTCAGCGAGCCATATAACGCATTTTTAAATAAAGTAGCTATGGCACCTATTATTAGTCCGAAAGCTCTAACAGAGAACGGTGCCGATATTACAAAAATGCCTGTAGGTACTGGCCCATTTAAGTTCAAAGAGTGGGTGCAAGGCGATCGACTAGTTGTTGAAAAGAATACGGATTACTGGCAAAAAGACTTGCCGAAAGTGGATAGCATAACCTTTAGACCCGTACCAGAGAATGGATCACGGATTGCGATGCTAAAAACTGGTGAGGCTGATTTCATTTATCCAATGCCAACCGAGCAAGTATCCGAGGTTGAAGGTCTTGAAGGAATTACTGTAGATACTATCGATTCAACCATTGTTCGTTATGTAACTTTGAATACGATGAAAAAACCTTTCGATGATGTAAAGGTACGTCAAGCCATTAACTATGCTATCAACAAAGATGCTTATATCAAGGTTGTGAAATCGGGTCTTGGCGCTAAGCTTGATTCCACAATGTCTTCCAAAACACAATATTACTCCCAACAAACAGGTTATGACTATGACATTGAAAAAGCTAAACAATTGCTTGCTGAAGCAGGATATCCTGACGGATTCGAAACCGAAATTTGGGGTGAGAATGAATCCGAAACCATGAAGGGGATGCAATTCATCCAACAACAACTGGCACTTGTAGGCATTAAGTTAGATGTGAAGTCTATGGAAGGCGGTACATTGTCCGACCAAATTAACGCTGCTAAAACGCCTGAAGAAGCAAAAATACAAATGTGGTATGTCAGCTGGTCTCCTTCTTCCGGTGATGCAGATGGCGCTACTAGAGGTTTGTTCAGTAGTGAAATGTTCCCACCTGCTGGCTCGAATACAGCTTATTACAAAAATGAAAATGTAGATAAATGGATCGCTGAAGCAAACAAAGCTGTTGATCCAGAAGCGGCTAAATCCATTTATGCAAATATTCAAAAAACAGTATGGGAAGATGCTCCGTGGACATTCATGGGCGTTGACCAAATCATCTCAGGCAAAAGATCGAATCTGGAAGGTGTCAAAGTCTTCCCGGATGGTTCCATTAATGTCCTTAATGCAGAAGTAAAATAA
- a CDS encoding ABC transporter ATP-binding protein, translating to MTQNLLEVQGLKTEFKRGDGSITAVAGVDFVIKKGEVLGLVGESGCGKSVTSLSIMRLLKDTPGRISGGSVRFEGTDLTKVTDKEMRQIRGNEMAMIFQEPMTSLNPVLKIGLQLMEPIMLHLGYGRKKAREHAIHMLRLVGIPRAEELVDEYPHQLSGGMRQRVMIAMAMSCHPKLLIADEPTTALDVTIQAQILDLMKHLKEEQDMGMLLITHDLGVVAELCDRVVVMYAGRVVEEASVYELFARPQHPYTKGLIQSVPKLRQNVRRLNSIKGNVPDLSQMPAGCKFAARCEFVTERCLSQEPELLPIEGLERKSRCWLTQQENTEGGERL from the coding sequence ATGACTCAAAATTTGCTGGAAGTACAAGGGCTGAAAACGGAGTTCAAACGCGGCGATGGAAGTATAACGGCAGTTGCAGGTGTTGATTTTGTGATTAAGAAAGGTGAAGTGCTGGGTCTAGTTGGAGAATCCGGCTGTGGCAAAAGTGTAACCTCACTGTCGATCATGCGACTCCTTAAGGATACGCCGGGCAGAATCTCAGGAGGTTCTGTTCGCTTCGAGGGAACTGATCTGACGAAGGTAACGGACAAAGAGATGCGCCAGATACGGGGAAATGAAATGGCGATGATTTTTCAGGAACCGATGACTTCGCTGAATCCTGTGCTGAAGATTGGTTTGCAATTGATGGAGCCGATTATGCTGCATTTGGGTTATGGTCGGAAGAAGGCCCGTGAGCATGCTATTCATATGCTGCGGCTTGTTGGCATACCACGTGCGGAAGAATTGGTGGATGAATATCCGCATCAGCTCTCTGGCGGTATGAGGCAGCGCGTCATGATTGCGATGGCTATGTCTTGCCACCCGAAGCTGCTGATTGCAGATGAACCGACAACGGCGCTGGACGTAACGATTCAAGCTCAAATCCTTGATCTAATGAAGCACCTGAAAGAAGAACAGGATATGGGAATGCTGCTCATTACCCATGACCTTGGAGTAGTAGCCGAACTATGCGACCGTGTAGTCGTTATGTATGCTGGCCGTGTAGTAGAGGAAGCTTCCGTTTATGAACTATTTGCAAGACCGCAGCATCCATATACGAAGGGTTTAATTCAATCCGTTCCGAAGCTGCGTCAAAATGTACGTCGTTTGAATTCCATTAAAGGGAATGTACCTGACCTTTCACAAATGCCAGCAGGTTGTAAGTTTGCGGCACGCTGCGAGTTTGTCACAGAGCGTTGTCTCTCGCAGGAGCCAGAGTTACTTCCGATTGAGGGACTAGAGCGAAAGAGCCGTTGTTGGCTTACACAGCAGGAGAACACGGAAGGAGGGGAACGTTTGTGA
- a CDS encoding dipeptide ABC transporter ATP-binding protein, producing MKETPLIEVKSLMKFFSVKKGFFGTTRYLHAVDGISFAIRKGETFSLVGESGCGKSTTGRLVTRLLKPNDGEVWFKGQNISHISDNQMRPIRKDMQMVFQDPYASLNPRMKVKDLVAEPLLIHTKLSTKERDKLSCELLETVGLNSFHAERYAFEFSGGQRQRIGIARALSVRPSLIVADEPVSALDVSIQSQVLNLLQDLQEEYGLTYLFISHDLSVVEHISDRIGVMYLGSLVETADKDTLYDRPMHPYTQALLSSVPVPDPTLKKERIILKGDLPSPVDPPTGCRFHTRCPSCMEICKQHAPISREVEPGHEVACHLFDEEMLKLER from the coding sequence GTGAAGGAGACTCCACTAATTGAAGTTAAAAGTTTGATGAAGTTTTTTTCGGTGAAGAAGGGCTTTTTTGGAACTACTAGATATTTGCATGCAGTGGATGGGATCTCATTCGCTATACGTAAAGGAGAAACGTTCAGCCTTGTGGGTGAGAGTGGTTGTGGTAAATCTACTACGGGTAGACTAGTGACTCGCTTGCTGAAACCGAATGACGGTGAAGTGTGGTTTAAGGGTCAAAATATAAGCCATATCTCAGACAACCAAATGCGGCCTATTCGTAAAGATATGCAGATGGTGTTCCAAGATCCCTACGCTTCACTTAATCCACGTATGAAGGTGAAGGATCTTGTCGCTGAACCTCTGCTCATTCATACAAAGCTTTCGACCAAAGAGCGGGATAAACTATCATGCGAGTTACTAGAGACAGTGGGATTGAATAGTTTCCACGCCGAGCGCTACGCTTTTGAGTTCAGCGGTGGACAGCGACAACGGATTGGGATCGCCCGCGCATTGTCTGTTCGTCCAAGCTTAATCGTGGCAGATGAGCCCGTGTCTGCACTGGATGTATCGATTCAGTCACAAGTCCTGAATCTATTGCAGGATCTGCAGGAAGAGTATGGCCTGACGTATTTATTCATTTCTCATGATCTAAGTGTTGTTGAGCATATTAGTGATCGAATCGGTGTCATGTATCTTGGTTCCCTCGTAGAGACGGCGGATAAAGATACTTTGTATGATCGTCCAATGCATCCGTACACACAAGCGCTACTATCTTCTGTACCTGTGCCCGATCCTACCTTAAAGAAGGAGCGCATTATTCTGAAGGGAGATCTTCCAAGTCCGGTTGATCCACCGACGGGTTGCCGTTTTCATACGAGATGTCCTTCCTGTATGGAAATCTGTAAGCAGCATGCGCCGATATCCCGAGAAGTTGAACCAGGTCATGAGGTTGCGTGTCATTTATTTGATGAAGAAATGCTGAAATTAGAGCGATAA
- a CDS encoding ABC transporter permease subunit: MSDNSAVMGTNSPIPGEVIAPEKTKGRVGVFIRKFSKQKMPLLAAFFVILLFLIAIFGPFLTPYNPDEPNYDALMQGPSAAHWAGTDEYGRDILSRLIDGTRLTLAVSLSSVLIAGVLGTILGLVSGYYGGWLDRIIMRGSDVLFSFPDLLLAIGIVAILGPGLSNVVIAVAVFGTPLFARIIRSVTLSVKETLFVEAARSMGAKNPRIIWRHIFPETVPSIIVNLSMKIGGAILAAASLSFLGMGAKPTEPDWGAMLSMGRDYLSIAPHIVYFPGIAIFLTVLAFNLVGDGLRDALDPKMKN; this comes from the coding sequence ATGAGCGACAATTCGGCGGTAATGGGAACTAATTCTCCTATACCTGGAGAGGTAATAGCCCCGGAGAAAACGAAAGGCCGCGTGGGTGTTTTTATTCGCAAGTTCAGTAAACAAAAGATGCCCCTATTGGCTGCATTTTTTGTCATATTGCTTTTTTTAATTGCCATTTTCGGGCCATTTCTGACCCCTTATAATCCTGATGAACCAAACTACGATGCACTAATGCAGGGCCCATCTGCCGCTCACTGGGCCGGAACGGATGAATATGGTCGTGATATTCTAAGCCGCCTTATTGATGGTACACGGTTGACTTTGGCGGTCAGTCTTAGTTCTGTGCTCATTGCGGGTGTACTTGGAACCATTCTTGGTCTAGTCAGTGGATATTATGGCGGCTGGCTGGATCGGATTATTATGCGTGGCAGTGACGTACTGTTCTCATTCCCTGATTTACTGCTTGCCATTGGGATTGTTGCTATACTCGGGCCTGGTTTATCCAACGTTGTGATTGCAGTTGCAGTCTTCGGTACACCATTGTTCGCCCGCATTATTCGGAGCGTAACATTGTCTGTGAAGGAAACGTTGTTTGTTGAAGCTGCCCGTTCAATGGGTGCAAAGAATCCCCGAATCATTTGGCGACATATATTTCCTGAAACAGTCCCTAGTATCATCGTTAATCTATCCATGAAAATTGGCGGGGCAATCTTAGCCGCTGCGTCACTGAGCTTTCTTGGCATGGGCGCGAAGCCAACGGAGCCCGATTGGGGCGCGATGTTAAGTATGGGCCGTGATTATTTAAGTATTGCTCCGCATATCGTTTATTTTCCGGGGATCGCTATCTTTTTGACTGTACTTGCATTTAACCTGGTCGGGGACGGACTGCGCGATGCTCTTGATCCCAAAATGAAAAACTAA
- a CDS encoding nitronate monooxygenase, whose protein sequence is MKLPTIQFGHIKSKVPVIQGGMGVGISLSGLAAAVANAGGIGTISGTGITTEELRMHIRKTRELSKGIGYIGVNVLFAMKDFADKMKVALEEKVDFIISGAGISRDIYAWGKEYGTPVVSIVSSAKLARISERLGASAVVVEGFEAGGHLGTDRSMFDILPEVVEAVSIPVIAAGGILTGDDIAKALRMGASGVQMGTRFVASHECDAPLAFKQKYVDAQQGDTILIKSTVGLDGRAIQNEFTDRISDDAKLKITKCYDCLKVCSHRFCTMESLLTSLRGDVKNGLVFAGSRVHEIKEILSVQQIIDNLMNEYQGAMNPTT, encoded by the coding sequence ATGAAACTTCCAACAATCCAATTCGGACATATTAAATCCAAGGTTCCTGTTATTCAAGGTGGAATGGGCGTAGGCATATCCTTAAGTGGACTAGCCGCTGCTGTAGCCAACGCAGGTGGGATCGGCACCATTTCTGGTACAGGCATCACCACTGAAGAACTAAGAATGCATATTCGCAAAACAAGAGAACTCTCTAAAGGGATTGGATATATCGGTGTGAACGTGCTATTCGCTATGAAGGACTTTGCAGATAAAATGAAAGTTGCTTTGGAAGAAAAGGTGGACTTTATTATTTCCGGAGCCGGAATTTCCAGAGATATTTATGCTTGGGGAAAAGAGTATGGCACACCTGTGGTGTCTATTGTTTCATCCGCCAAATTAGCCAGAATCTCTGAAAGACTTGGTGCCTCCGCAGTCGTTGTCGAAGGGTTTGAAGCTGGGGGCCATTTAGGTACTGATAGATCCATGTTTGATATCCTTCCTGAAGTCGTAGAAGCCGTTTCGATTCCGGTTATTGCTGCAGGTGGGATTCTGACAGGAGATGATATCGCAAAAGCCCTTCGGATGGGCGCATCTGGTGTCCAGATGGGTACCCGTTTTGTGGCTAGCCATGAATGTGATGCCCCTTTGGCGTTCAAGCAAAAGTATGTAGATGCTCAGCAAGGCGATACGATCCTGATCAAGTCAACGGTGGGTCTAGATGGCAGAGCGATTCAGAATGAATTCACAGACCGGATCAGTGATGATGCCAAATTAAAAATTACCAAATGCTATGATTGTCTAAAAGTTTGTTCACATCGCTTCTGTACTATGGAATCCCTGCTTACTTCCCTTAGAGGAGATGTTAAGAACGGATTGGTTTTTGCCGGGTCCAGAGTTCATGAGATTAAAGAGATATT